Proteins found in one Labrus bergylta chromosome 8, fLabBer1.1, whole genome shotgun sequence genomic segment:
- the LOC109984419 gene encoding hepatic lectin isoform X3, with the protein MWSPASKHTSTRWPLSPNRHREREALKDEQDQLKTNSRNLTEERDALRGERDLLKVLSGNLTKDRDALRDEQNLLKVLSRNLTKDIDALRDERNSLRNERDQLKIQSSNLTKKMEALQSQYNTLAAGHNNLQAEISRLKAKTCPKGWSLFNNKCYFYSPSGHGKTWENSQQDCQQRGGHLAMPKTMTELEFVSRGNAYTWIGLSDKLQEDSWRWVDGSELEDWSFWKQGEPNNANYDEDCVEVAQNEAKWNDADCSAEFSWVCEA; encoded by the exons ATGTGGAGTCCCGCTTCAAAACACACCTCTACACGTTGGCCTTTGAGTCCTA ACAGGCACAGGGAGCGAGAAGCTCTGAAAGATGAACAAGATCAATTGAAGACTAACTCCAGGAACCTGACTGAAGAAAGAGATGCTCTGAGAGGTGAGCGAGACCTATTAAAGGTTCTATCCGGCAACCTGACTAAAGACAGAGACGCTTTGAGAGATGAACAAAACCTTCTTAAGGTCCTTTCCCGTAACCTTACTAAAGACATAGATGCTCTGAGAGATGAGCGGAACTCTTTAAGAAATGAGCGAGACCAACTGAAGATTCAATCCAGTAACCTGACGAAAAAGATGGAGGCTCTTCAGAGCCAATACAACACTCTGGCTGCAGGGCATAATAATCTTCAAGCAGAGATCAGCAGGCTCAAAG CAAAAACTTGCCCCAAAGGATGGTCCTTGTTCAACAACAAGTGCTATTTTTACTCTCCCAGTGGACATGGAAAAACCTGGGAAAACAGCCAACAAGACTGTCAACAGAGAGGAGGGCACCTGGCAATGCCGAAAACAATGACTGAGCTGGAGTTTGTCAGCAGAGGTAATGCGTATACCTGGATCGGCCTGTCGGACAAGTTGCAAGAAGACAGTTGGAGGTGGGTGGATGGGTCTGAACTGGAGGATTGGAGTTTCTGGAAACAAGGGGAGCCCAACAATGCTAATTATGATGAGGACTGTGTTGAGGTTGCACAAAATGAGGCGAAATGGAATGATGCAGATTGCAGCGCTGAATTTTCATGGGTGTGTGAGGCTTAA
- the LOC109984419 gene encoding hepatic lectin isoform X1: protein MSLTFDSKSEEIGGDTTCHLLTIEDESRNGRRARCLGWWIGAAAVCVALLLLAVTLVALDRHREREALKDEQDQLKTNSRNLTEERDALRGERDLLKVLSGNLTKDRDALRDEQNLLKVLSRNLTKDIDALRDERNSLRNERDQLKIQSSNLTKKMEALQSQYNTLAAGHNNLQAEISRLKAKTCPKGWSLFNNKCYFYSPSGHGKTWENSQQDCQQRGGHLAMPKTMTELEFVSRGNAYTWIGLSDKLQEDSWRWVDGSELEDWSFWKQGEPNNANYDEDCVEVAQNEAKWNDADCSAEFSWVCEA, encoded by the exons ATGTCTTTGACATTTGATAGCAAATCAGAGGAGATCGGAGGAGATACTACTTGTCATTTGCTGACTATTGAGGATGAATCAAGGAATGGAAGGAGAGCTCGATGTTTAG GGTGGTGGATTGGagctgctgcagtgtgtgtagCACTTCTTCTGCTGGCTGTGACCTTGGTGGCCCTTG ACAGGCACAGGGAGCGAGAAGCTCTGAAAGATGAACAAGATCAATTGAAGACTAACTCCAGGAACCTGACTGAAGAAAGAGATGCTCTGAGAGGTGAGCGAGACCTATTAAAGGTTCTATCCGGCAACCTGACTAAAGACAGAGACGCTTTGAGAGATGAACAAAACCTTCTTAAGGTCCTTTCCCGTAACCTTACTAAAGACATAGATGCTCTGAGAGATGAGCGGAACTCTTTAAGAAATGAGCGAGACCAACTGAAGATTCAATCCAGTAACCTGACGAAAAAGATGGAGGCTCTTCAGAGCCAATACAACACTCTGGCTGCAGGGCATAATAATCTTCAAGCAGAGATCAGCAGGCTCAAAG CAAAAACTTGCCCCAAAGGATGGTCCTTGTTCAACAACAAGTGCTATTTTTACTCTCCCAGTGGACATGGAAAAACCTGGGAAAACAGCCAACAAGACTGTCAACAGAGAGGAGGGCACCTGGCAATGCCGAAAACAATGACTGAGCTGGAGTTTGTCAGCAGAGGTAATGCGTATACCTGGATCGGCCTGTCGGACAAGTTGCAAGAAGACAGTTGGAGGTGGGTGGATGGGTCTGAACTGGAGGATTGGAGTTTCTGGAAACAAGGGGAGCCCAACAATGCTAATTATGATGAGGACTGTGTTGAGGTTGCACAAAATGAGGCGAAATGGAATGATGCAGATTGCAGCGCTGAATTTTCATGGGTGTGTGAGGCTTAA
- the LOC109984419 gene encoding hepatic lectin isoform X2, with product MCVGKHLCVICVYNLTKDRHREREALKDEQDQLKTNSRNLTEERDALRGERDLLKVLSGNLTKDRDALRDEQNLLKVLSRNLTKDIDALRDERNSLRNERDQLKIQSSNLTKKMEALQSQYNTLAAGHNNLQAEISRLKAKTCPKGWSLFNNKCYFYSPSGHGKTWENSQQDCQQRGGHLAMPKTMTELEFVSRGNAYTWIGLSDKLQEDSWRWVDGSELEDWSFWKQGEPNNANYDEDCVEVAQNEAKWNDADCSAEFSWVCEA from the exons atgtgtgtaggcAAACATTTATGTGTGATATGTGTTTATAACCTGACAAAAGACAGGCACAGGGAGCGAGAAGCTCTGAAAGATGAACAAGATCAATTGAAGACTAACTCCAGGAACCTGACTGAAGAAAGAGATGCTCTGAGAGGTGAGCGAGACCTATTAAAGGTTCTATCCGGCAACCTGACTAAAGACAGAGACGCTTTGAGAGATGAACAAAACCTTCTTAAGGTCCTTTCCCGTAACCTTACTAAAGACATAGATGCTCTGAGAGATGAGCGGAACTCTTTAAGAAATGAGCGAGACCAACTGAAGATTCAATCCAGTAACCTGACGAAAAAGATGGAGGCTCTTCAGAGCCAATACAACACTCTGGCTGCAGGGCATAATAATCTTCAAGCAGAGATCAGCAGGCTCAAAG CAAAAACTTGCCCCAAAGGATGGTCCTTGTTCAACAACAAGTGCTATTTTTACTCTCCCAGTGGACATGGAAAAACCTGGGAAAACAGCCAACAAGACTGTCAACAGAGAGGAGGGCACCTGGCAATGCCGAAAACAATGACTGAGCTGGAGTTTGTCAGCAGAGGTAATGCGTATACCTGGATCGGCCTGTCGGACAAGTTGCAAGAAGACAGTTGGAGGTGGGTGGATGGGTCTGAACTGGAGGATTGGAGTTTCTGGAAACAAGGGGAGCCCAACAATGCTAATTATGATGAGGACTGTGTTGAGGTTGCACAAAATGAGGCGAAATGGAATGATGCAGATTGCAGCGCTGAATTTTCATGGGTGTGTGAGGCTTAA
- the colec10 gene encoding collectin-10 — translation MSIGTLYLGNHKSRAPSVVSGVWKMMGFLELFVLAAAFNYVSASTEVCTNALLPGAKGDQGEIGEEGDQGKLGKNGPPGLPGVPGETGLKGEVGHAGKTGPEGDKGDKGDVGLEGPCGFKGKPGTTCDCGRYRKVVGQLDVSIGKLRNAVKFVKNVIMGLRETEERYYLLVKEAKKFRDASMNCKLRGGALGMPKTNNTNRLMADYVSQAGLTRVYIGVQAQSMHTGGTSAYVYADTSPLQGFAAWSQEVELNSKSSPSTNSSCVELLSTGTWGHVECEATLFFICEFPKSSRRGGGRGGGGASVSVSF, via the exons ATGTCTATTGGGACTTTATATCTTGGAAATCATAAATCCAGAGCTCCTTCAGTGGTCAGTGGTGTTTGGAAGATGATGGGATTTTTGGAACTTTTTGTGCTAGCAGCTGCATTCAACTACGTCTCTGCCTCTACAGAAGTTTGCACCAATGCTCTCCTACCAGGAGCTAAAG GAGACCAAGGTGAGAttggagaggagggagatcaAGGAAAACTGGGGAAGAATGGACCACCAGGACTTCCAG GAGTGCCAGGAGAAACTGGGCTTAAAGGAGAGGTGGGCCATGCAGGGAAGACGGGGCCTGAGGGAGACAAAG GTGACAAGGGTGACGTGGGTTTGGAAGGGCCCTGTGGTTTCAAGGGGAAACCAG GCACAACATGCGACTGTGGCAGGTACAGAAAGGTGGTTGGCCAGCTGGATGTCAGCATAGGCAAGCTGAGGAATGCTGTCAAGTTTGTGAAGAATG TGATCATGGGGCtgagagaaacagaagagagaTACTACCTGCTGGTGAAGGAGGCCAAGAAGTTCAGAGATGCTTCAATGAACTGTAAGCTACGAGGAGGCGCCCTGGGAATGCCAAAAACCAACAACACCAACCGCCTCATGGCAGACTACGTCAGTCAGGCCGGACTGACAAGAGTTTATATTGGAGTACAGGCCCAAAGCATGCACACA GGTGGAACTAGTGCTTATGTATATGCAGATACCAGCCCTCTGCAAGGTTTTGCAGCTTGGAGCCAAGAGGTGGAATTaaattcaaaatcatctccCAGCACAAACTCAAGCTGCGTGGAGCTGCTCAGTACGGGAACGTGGGGTCATGTGGAGTGTGAAGCAACCCTGTTTTTCATCTGTGAGTTCCCAAAGAgcagcagaagaggaggaggaagaggaggaggaggggcatctgtctctgtctcattTTAA